Below is a window of Diaminobutyricibacter sp. McL0608 DNA.
AGACGGGATGGAGCTCTCACTACGGCACCCCGGAGTACTTCGACCACCCGTTCCTCGACGCCGACGCGTGTCGCCGGATGATCGAGGCTGGAGTGCGAACCTTCGGCCTCGACGCGCCCAGCATCGACGAGACGCCCCACGATGCGCATCCGGGCGAAGGCTTCCCCGTGCATCGCCTGATCGCGTCGGTCGATGGGATCATCGCCGAGAATCTCACCAATCTCGCTTCAGTGGACTTCGACCAGCCGTTCATCAGCCTGCTCCCGCTGGCCCTGGCCGGAGCGGACGGCGCACCCGTACGCGCTGTGGCGATGCGTACGCGCGCCTGAGCGGTCGCGGCTGCCCGCCCGCTCGATCTCAGCGGGCGAGCAGGGCCTCGGTCTCGGCGAGGAGCACTGCGGTGCTGAAGCCGTCGAGTGCCGTCCGCAGCTCGTCCAACGCGGGGAACGTGGGAGCGATCCGGATGTTGCGATCGCGCGGGTCGTCACCGTACGGGAAGGTCGCGCCGGCCGGTGTGACCGCGATACCCGCCTGGCCGGCGAGCGCCACCGCCCTGCGCGCGCATCCGTCCGCAACGTCGAGGCTGACGAAGTAGCCACCGGCCGGCTTGGTCCAGGTGCCGGCGCCGAACGGTGCCAGGCGTTCGCGGAAGATCGCGTCGACGGCGTCGAACTTCGGTTCGAGGATCGCGCGGTGACGCGCCATGTGCGCTTCCACGCCCGCTTGGTCGGCGAGCAGTTGCACGTGGCGCAGCTGGTTGATCTTGTCGGGCCCGATGGTCTGGACCGACATGTTGCGGACGATCCAGTCGATGTTGGCCTGCGAGCCGCCGAAGAAGGCGACTCCGGAGCCGGGGTAGGTGACCTTCGAGGTCGAGGCGAAGATCAGGGGTCGGTTCGGGTGGCCGGCCTCGGCGGCCAGCGCGAGCACGTCGATCGGCTCGGGACGCGCATCCGTCACGTGATGGACTGCGTACGCGTTGTCCCAGAACAGCCGGAAGTCGGGCGCCGCGGGGGCCGAGACCAGCTCACGGACGATCCGCTCGCTGTACACGATGCCCGACGGGTTCGAGTAGACCGGGACGCACCACATCCCTTTGATCGTCGGGTCGGTCGCGAGCAGGCTCCTGACGATCTCCGGGTCGGGACCTTCGTCGGTCATCGGCACGGCGATCAGGCGGATGCCGTAGCGCTCGCAGATCGAGAAGTGCCGGTCGTACCCGGGCACCGGGGCCAGGAAGGTAACGGTCTCCTCACGGGACCACGGCCGAACGCCGTCGGGGACCCCGTGGAGGAGCGCCTGCACGATGACGTCGTGCATCAGGTTGAGGCTCGAGTTGCCGAGTGCGAGCAGCTGTGCGGCCGGCACCCGCAGCGGACCCGCGAAGATGGACCGGAGTTCCGGGATGCCGAGCGGTCCGCCGTAGTTGCGCAGGTCGGTGCCCGCCTGATCGCGGAAGAGGCCTGCGCCCGGAAGCGAGAGCAGGTCACCCGACAGATCGAGCTGCTCCGCCGACGGTTTGCCGCGCGTCAGGTCGAGTTTCAGGCCACGCGCCACAAGGGCGTCGTACTGCGCCGAGAAGTCGTCGTGCAGGCTGCGGAGCTCGTCCTTGCCGCGTTCGGTCAGTGGGATTCCGGATGGTGCGCTTGCTGCTGTCACGCTCTGATCGTAGCCGCGCGCCGAGTCTTACGCCTCTGTCGATCCGCCCGGGATCGCGCGTCGTCCGCGCTGATCGTCCGGTTCGCGCGTCGCAGGGGAAACGGCCGGGGGATATGCGACGATCGGCACGTGGCTACAGTCGAACAACCGGTGCGCGGACGCTCGCGGCTGCGGATGAGCATCGCCTTCGTGATGGGTATTGTCGTGGCCGTCCTGACGGCGACGGTCACGTCATGGACGTACGCAGTCGTCGCGGGCTGGGCAGCGGCGTGCATCATCTACATCGTCTGGGTGTGGGCCGTCGTCTGGGGCTACGACCCTGTCGCCACCAAAGGGCATGCGCTCCGCGAGGACCCGGGTCGCGGGCTATCGGATGTGCTCCTGCTGGTCGCCAGCGTGGCCAGCGTCGTCGCCATCGTCGTCATTCTGGTGCAGGCGCACCAGCTCCACGGGTTCGAACGGGGGATCCTCGCGTTTCTCGCGGTCGTCAGCGTCGCGCTCTCGTGGATCCTGGTGCACACGCTGTACATGCTCCGGTACGCCCAGCTGTACTTCGAGGACGACACCCGGCCGATCGACTTCAACGAGAAGGCGACCCCGCAGTACAGCGATTTCGCCTACCTGTCGTTCACCCTCGGGATGACGTTCCAGGTCTCCGACACCAACGTCTCGAGTGTGCGCGTGCGCAAGACCGTTCTTCGGCACACTCTGCTCTCGTACGTCTTCGGCACGGTGATCCTGGCGACGACGATCAACTTGGTCGCCGGCCTGACCGCCTAGGTCGTGGTCGCGCGGTCGTAGCGCACGAAGCGGTAGCGGAGCCCTGTGCGGGAGCTGTGCCAGCCGGTCGCCGGATCGCGTTGCGCCTCCGACCATCCGTCGCCGACCGCCGGAGCGAAGGTGTCGCCGTCGACGGCGAGGTCGATCTCCGTCACCTCGAGACGGTCGGCGCGGGAGATCGCCGACGAATACAGCTGGGCTCCACCGATGACCCAGATCGTCGCATCCGCGTCGGCTCCGGATGCAGTGATCGCGTCTTCGAGGGAATGCGCGACCATCGCACCGTCTGCCACCCATCCCGGCTGGCGGGTGACGACGATGTTCCGGCGCCCCGGCAGGGGACGGAACCGCTCGGGCAGAGAGTCCCAGGTGCGCCGGCCCATCACGACCGCCGAGTCGCCCGTCACGGTTCGGAAGTGAGCGAGATCTTCCGGCAGGTGCCACGGCATCGTCCCGGCGGCGCCGATGACGCCACCACGGGCCTCGGCCCAGATGAGGGCGAGGCTCACACTGCTACCGCTGCGCGAATGGCCGGGTGGTGCTGGTACTCCTCGACCACGAAGTCCTCGAACCGGTAGTCGAAAATGCTGTCGCGGCGCGTCTGGATGCGCAGCCGCGGAGCAGGGAAAGGTTCGCGCGAGAGCTGCTCGGTGACCTGCTCGACGTGATTGTCGTAGATGTGGCAGTCGCCACCTGTCCAGATGAATTCACCGGGCTCGAGCCCGACCTGCGCCGCGACCATCACGGTCAGCAGAGCGTAGCTAGCGATGTTGAACGGCACCCCGAGGAAGAGGTCGGCGCTGCGCTGATAGAGCTGGCACGACAGTCTGCCGTCGGCGACATAGAACTGGAAGAACGCGTGGCACGGAGCCAGGGCCATCTGGGGGATCTCGGCGACATTCCAGGCCGACACGATCATCCGCCGTGAGTCCGGATCGGTGCGCAGGGTCTCGATCACCTGGCTGATCTGGTCGATGTGGCTGCCGTCGGGGGTGGGCCAGGAGCGCCACTGGACACCGTAGACAGGGCCGAGCTCGCCGGATTCGTCGGCCCACTCGTCCCAGATGGTCACGCCGTTCTCCCGGAGCCAGCCGACGTTGCTCTCGCCCCGGAGGAACCACAGCAGCTCGTAGGCGATCGACTTGAAATGCACCCGCTTGGTCGTGATCAGCGGGAAGCCGTCGGCGAGATCGAACCGCAGCTGGCGACCGAACACGCTTCGTGTCCCGGTGCCGGTTCGATCGGATTTGGGGGAACCGTTCGCGAGGGTGTCGCGGAGAAGGTCTTCGTACGGGGTGGGGATCGTCGCGCTCATCGAGTCGATGGTACGACGAGAGAGGGCCCGACGCGCGGATGACCCCCGGACTGGCGTCACCCGAAGCCGCGAGCGCCCTGAAAACGGGCAGTGAACCGGCTCAACAGAGAGTGGGCGTCGCTAGGCTTTTCACATGGGCAGCGATGAGGCCGGCGACGACGTCCCCGTCGTGTACGAGCCCGGCCGGCGGCGGGCGACGTACACCCCACCGGTGCGCCGCAAACCGGTCGGGAATCCCACGGAGAACGGCGACGACCAGGAGGTCGCCGACCCGCTCCATGACGACGACGAGCTCGCGAGTGCGCTCGAGCATCAGGTCTCGCAGCTGACGGTCAGCACACCTGTCGTTCAGACGCCGCAGAGCGCGGGACACCAGCCCGACGATGTGGAACCGGCCTCCGGGGATGGCGGCCCGGACTCGGAGCCTGAGGCGCCGGCGACCGAAGAGCCGGAGCAGGCGGGCGACGAGACTCAGCGGCCCGACGATTCCGCGCCGTCGGAGGCCGTGATCCTGACGGATGACCAGGTCGTGAAGCTCATCGACGACGACATCGCCTCCCACGGCGACACACTGAGCGCGATCGAGAAGCTCGAAGAGGTGCTGGCGGTGAGGGCCGCGACTATGGCCATCCCGATCCAGTACCAGAACGCATCCACAGCCACGCCGGAGCCGGTTGAGGAGGCCGAGCCCGAGCCGGAGGCAGAGCCGGTTGAGGAGGCCGAGCCCGAGGCGGCCTCCGAGGACGCCGACGCGCCGACCGCGCCGACAGCCGTTCCCGTATCGACCAGCTTCGACGACATCCTCAATCCGCGCGAGCCGGAACAGCCCGCGGCCGAGCCCGAGCCGACCTTCAGCAGCTGGATCGCTCCCGTGGCGATCGCGACCGGCATGATGCCCGTCATCTCAGCGCCGCCGCCCTCGCCGCCGAGGGACTCGGAGCCGACGGAGGCCGAGCCGCAGGGTGAACCGGAACCGCCGACAGAACCAGAGCAGCCGACACAACCCGAGCCGATCGGCGCGAACGAGCCACTAGACCGGGTGCCGGTCTCCGAAGCGCCGGAGTCGGAGCCCGAACCCGAGCCCCAACAGGAGGATTCCGCCTCCGTGGTCGAGGACATCCTGATTCTCGCGCCGTTGAGCGTGGATTCGGTTCCTCTGCCGATCGCGGAGCCGACTGCCACGCAGACCCAGACCGTGATCCCCGAAGGCCTTGACGCCGACGTCGAGGACGACGCCGACGATGTCCGCATTCCGGCGTCTGCGGCGGCCGTGCTCGCTCCGATGGCGAGCCCGCGCGTCGGTTCGGACGAGGAGGTGCTCTTCGACGGCGAGCCGGTCGCACAGCCCGTGTTCGAAGCCGAGCGCGAGTCGCTCGAACCGACTCCGCTCGATCGACGGGTCGGCCGCGCCGCGCGCATGTTCTGGCTCTGGTTCGGCGCGACCTCATCGCTCGTGAGTGTCGGCGTCGGTGCGCTCCTGTTCGCCTTCGGACTGAGCCTTCGACAGATGATCGTCGCCGCTCTGATCGGAGTCGCCCTCTCGTTCCTCCCTCTCGGCCTCGGCACACTCGCCGGAAAATGGAGCGGACAGCCCACGATGGTGGTCTCCCGGGCGACGTTCGGCATCAAAGGCAACGTCGTCCCTGCCGTCCTCGCCTTGGTCACCCGGCTCTTCTGGGGTGCGGTGCTGCTCTGGCTCGTGGCGACGGCCGTCTCGTCCCTGTTCACATCGCTCGGGGTGCTCGTCGACCCGCTCGTTCCCACGGCCGGCGCGCTCCTGGTCGCCATCGCGATCGCGGCCGTGATCGCCTACTTCGGCTATGCGCTCGTCGCGCGCGTCCAGTTGATCGTCACGATCGCATCCGCAGTGCTCATCATCGGCATGATCGCGGTCACCTGGCGATCGGTCCACTTCGGCGTCGCGCTGGCCCAGCCCGATGCGGTCTGGCTGAAGGTCGTCACCGGGGCGGTGCTGGTCTTCAGCTATCTCGGCCTGGCCTGGGCCAACAGCAGCGCGGAGCTCGCCCGCTACCAGCGCGTGGGAGCGTCCGGTGCCGCATCCATGCTCTGGGCGACCTTCGGCGCCGCCCTCCCACCGTTCCTGCTGATCTCCTACGGCGGGCTGCTGGCCGCATCCCAGCCGGGCCTCGCCGCCGACCTCGCACATAATCCGGTGCGAGCTTTCACCCAGCTCGGCCTGCCGGTCTGGTATCCGGTCCCACTGCTCCTCGCCGTCGTCGTCAGTCTCGTTTCGGCGATCGTCCTCAACATCTACTCCGGTGGTTTCAGCCTCCAGGCGCTCGGAGTCCGCCTCGAGCGGCGCTGGAGCGTACTGGCGGTCGCCGCCGGAATCGCCGTGGTCGGCGCTGTACTGCTCACGGTCGTCCCGGACTTCACAGGCGTCCTCGGCCTTCCGACGACACTGGCCGTGCCCGTGGCGGCCTGGGCGGGGCTCTTCGCTTCCGACATGATGATCCGCAGCCGTCGCTTCCACCCCGAATCGCTTCTTCGCAGCGGCGGCGTGTATCCCGACTGGCAGTGGCTCAACCTGATCATGCTCGTCGTGGCGACCGTCATCGGACTGGGGCTGGTGCGCTCGAGCATGCCGTGGCTCCAGTGGGAAGGCTTCGTCTACCGGCTGATCGCAGTCAACCCCGACGGTGACCTCGGGATGAGCAACATCGGCGTCCTCGTGGCGCTCGGACTCGGACTGGTGACTCCACTCGTCGCCGGGATCCCCGCCGTCCGGCGCCAGGAGAATGCGGAATGAACCAGGGCCGATACGTGCGGGGGAGCAGCAAGTAGGCTCTATCCGTGCCCCATTCACTTGCCGACGTCCGCGGAGCCGTCGAGAAACTCTGGCCGCTGTCCGGAGCGGAGAGCTGGGATGCGCCCGGGCTGACCTCCGGTGACCCGGCCGAGACGATCGAGACCGTCCTTCTGGCGGTCGATGCGGTGGGCGACACGGTCGACGAGGCGGTCGAAGCCAACGCGGACCTCCTGCTCGTGCACCATCCTCTCCTGCTTCGCGGAGTGACGAGTGTCGCTGAAGACCGCTACAAGGGCGCGCTGCTGGCACGCCTCATCCGCGCGAACTGCGCCCTTCTGGCAGCCCACACGAACGCCGACGTCGTCTCGGATGGAGTCTCCGCTGTCATCGCCGACCGTCTCGGGCTCGTCGACGCCGTACCGATCGTGGTCGGCGCCGATGGCGCGACCGGCATCGGCCGGGTCGGCATGCTGCCCGAACCGATCTCACTCGGGCACCTCGCCCGCGAACTCGCAGAACTGTTGCCGCCGACCGCCGGCGGGGTGCGCGTCGCCGGCGACTACAACCAGCCGGTGCAGCGGATCGCCCTCTGCGGGGGAGCAGGGGACTCGCTGCTCTCGGCGGATACGGTGCTCGGCTCCGACGTGTACATCACCGCAGACCTGCGCCACCATCCCGCCTCCGAAGCCCGCGAACAGGCACGGATCGGCGGGGGTCCGGCGCTGGTCGACGTGTCCCATTGGGCGAGCGAATGGCTGTGGCTCGACACGGCTGCACGCCAGCTAACCGAAGCCCTGCCCGGCCTGGTCGTCACCGTGAGCGAAACACGCACCGACCCGTGGGATTTCGTGGTCGTCCAGTGACCCGGACAGCGCATCCCACCAGCACATCCGAACCAACATCGAAGGTCAGGAACCCGTGAAAGCCAGCCCCGCCGACCAGAACGAACTCCTCCGACTCCAGACGGCCGACACGCGACTCCAGCAGTTGCAGCATGCGGAGGCGAACCTGCCCCAGACGGCCGAGCTCGCAGCGCTCACGCCCGACGTCGACGCGATCCGCTCCCGGTGGATCACCCGGACGGGAGAACTCGACGACGCCCGCACGGAGCTCAAGCGCGCCGAATCGGATGTCGAGGTGGTCGAGGCGCGCATCGACCGCGACTCCGGCCGGCTGCAGCACACGTCATCCGTCAAAGACGTGCAGGCACTCGAAACCGAGCTGTCGGCGCTCCGCAAACGGCGCAGCGACCTGGAAGAGATCGAGCTGACAGTGATGGAGCGCATCGAAGAACTCGAAGCGGTCGTCAACGACATCGACGAAGAACGCTCGGTGCTGGCGGCGCGAGTCGACGCGCTCGAATCCGCCCGGGCAGACGAGAAGAGCAAGCTCGACGAGCAGCGCGAGGGTCTCGCGAAAGACCGGGCAGCCATTGCCGGCGCGATCCCGGCCGAACTCGTCGAACTGTACGAGAAGCAGCGGGGCCGGTACGGCATCGGCGCCGCCCTGCTCGTTCGCGGGGTGTCGATGGGGAGCAACGTGAAACTCACCGAATCCGACCTCGCCGTCATCAGGCGAGCGGCCCCCGACGACGTCGTGCTGTGCCCCGACAGCAGCGCCATTCTCATCCGCAACGAGGAATCGGGCCTCTGAGGCATCCCTTCGCGCCGATGGACGAAACCGCACCGGTAAGATCAAGACGAATGGGCCGGCAAGACGGTCGCGTCGGTCCGCTTCGGTGGGCCGCCGAGGAACGTCCGGGCTCCACAGAGCAGGGCGGTGGGTAACACCCACCCGGGGCAACCCGCGAGACAGTGCCACAGAGAACAGACCGCCGCGTACCTTCGGGTACAGCGGTAAGGGTGAAACGGTGGTGTAAGAGACCACCAGCGACCGGGGCGACCCGGTCGGCTCGGTAAACCTCGCCCGGAGCAAGGTCAGACAGGGAACGTTGAGGCTGCTCGCCGAGTTCCCGGGTAGACCGCTAGAGGGCTGCGGCAACGTAGTCCCGAGATAGATGGCCGTCCACGGCGCTTACGCGCCCGGACAGAACCCGGCGTAGCGGCCGGCCCATTCACCCTTCGGGTTCAAGGGCGGGCTGCTGGTGCTTATTTGCGCGCCGCCGCTCCTGCGGCGCGCGGTGCGAAGCGCCGTACACGCCGCCGCTTCGCACCGTGCCGGCCCATACGCCTCTTGCCGACGCCACCGCGATTGGTTGCCAAATGATCGGCGAACTCTTCGATTGGTCGCCAAATGATCGGCGAACTCTTCGATGGGTTGCCAAAAGATTGGCGAACGTTTCGATGGGTTGCCAAAAGATTGGCGACCAACGGTGGCGGATGTGCGGGGCGCGACCTAGTCGGGGTCGGGGGTGAAGCGGTAGCCCATGCCGGGCTCGGTGAGCAGGTAGCGCGGGTGCGACGGCTCCGGTTCGAGCTTCTTGCGGAGCTGCGCCAGGTACAGGCGGAGGTAGCCGGTGTCGTTGGTGTATTGAGGCCCCCACACCTCCGTGAGCAGCGACTGGCGCGTGACCAGACGGCGGGGGTTCCGAAGCAGCACCTCGAGGATCTGCCATTCGGTCGGAGTCAGCCGAACGCTCTCCGTGCCGGTCGCGGTGGTCCGTTCGACCTGGCGCGCCGCGAGATCGACCGTGATGGAGCCGAATCGCACGACCGGCTCATCAGCGACGGTCGGTGACCGCCTGGTCAGGGCCCGGATGCGAGCCAGCAGCTCGTCCGCCGCGAACGGCTTGGTCACGTAGTCGTCCGCGCCGGCATCCAAGGCGCCCACCTTGTCGGTGGAGCCCGTGCGACCGGAGACGACGAGGATGGGCACCTGGGTCCATCCTCGGAGACCTTCGATCACCTCGATGCCGTTGAGTTCCGGCATTCCGAGATCGAGGATGACGAGCTCAGGGTGGTGCTCCACGGCCTGATTCAGGGCCTCGGCGCCGGTCCGCGCCACAGACACCTCGTATCCGCGGGCCGTCAGCATGATGCGCAGGGCGCGGAGGATCTGCGGATCGTCGTCGGCGATCAGGATTCTCATGGGTCCTCATTCGGGTCGACAGGCGTGGATGCGCTCCGACCGGCGGTGGGAAGCGACACCACCATGGTCAGCCCCCCGCCCGGGGTGTCCTCCGTGGCGAGTGTTCCGCCCATCCCCTCGACGAATCCTTTGGACAGTGCCAGACCCAGTCCGATGCCCGTCGTGTTATCGGTGTCCCCGAGGCGCTGGAAGGGTACGAAGACCGCATCGCGACGAGCCTCGGGGATGCCGGGACCGTGATCGACGATCCGTACCTCGACGTTCCCGCCGAACTCGCTCGCACCGAGGATGGGCCGCGACCCGGCCGGGCTGTAACGGATGGCGTTGGTGAGAAGGTTCACCAGCACGCGTTGGAGCAGCACAGCATCCGCCATGACGGGCGACAGCTCGGCTGGGAGGTCCAGTTCCACGTCGGCGGGCCCCAGGCCGAGCTCATCGAGCACCGGCGGGATGAGATCGTCGATGTCGGTGGACGCCAGTGCCACGGCGAGCACCCCTGCCTGCAGTCGGCTCACGTCGAGCAGGTTGGTCACGAGGTCCGCGAGGCTGCCGAGGCTGACTTCCGCGGTCTCCAGCAATGCTTCGCGGTCGGCGGTCGACCAGTTGACATCGGTCGAGCGGAGCGAGGTGACGGCTGCCGTGGCGGCGGCGAGCGGTCGGCGCAGATCGTGGCCGACTGCGGCCAGGAGTGCACTGCGCACACGATCCGCCTCCGCGAGAGGTGCGAGCTCGCTCGCGGTCGCCGCGAGCTCCCGGTGCTCGAGCGCCGCATCCAACTGGCTGACGATCACAGCGAGGAGCCGTCGATCGGCCGCGGGCAGGTCACGACCCGAAAGCTCCAGTGTCCCGTGGTCTCCGACGGGGATGCTCTGGGTGTGCTCATGCTCGGCCGGTTCGCCGTCGGTGTAGAGCACCTCACCGCCCGAGACGAGACGCACTCCTGTCAGGCTGAATGCCTCCCGGGTGCGGGTGACGAGTGCCTGCAACGCGTCTTCGCCCCGGATCACCCCGCCGGCCACGGTCGCGAGCAGTTCCGCCTCGGCGGTCGCTCGTTTCGCCGCGCGGCTGCGACGGGCCGCCTGGTCGACGACGAGGCTGACGAGCGCTGCGATGACCAGGAAGAGCACCAGCGCGAGAAGGTGCAGCGGCTCACTGATGGTGATCGTGTACAGGGGGGCGACGAAGAAGTAGTCGAGGGTGATTCCCGAGAGCAGGGCAGCGAACAGTGCGGGCCAGATGCCGCCGACCAGCGCCACCAGTACGACAAGCAGTTGATAGCTGAGTACGTCGGCCGTCATCGATTCGGGCGACCGGAGTGATACGAGCAGCACGGTCAGCAGTGGCCCGGCGATGAGTGCGAGCGCGAAGCCGTAGATCCTTCTGCGCGCCGTGAGACCGCCGCTGTAGCGGGGGAGCGCGAGGCCGCTCCCGGCCGCAGCGTGCGACACGATGTGGACATCGATGTCGCCCGACTCCCGGATCACGGTGGATCCGATCCCGGGACCGGTCAGCAGAGCGCTCAGCCGGCTTCGCCTGCTTACGCCGATCACGAGCTGCGTGGCATTGCTCGCCCGGGCGAAGTCGACGAGGGCCCGCGGGATGTCGTCTCCGACGACCTGGTGATAGCTGCCGCCCAGCTGCTCGACCAGTGTTCTCTGCGCTGCCAGGGCGCCGGGGTTCGCCTCGCGCAGGCCGTCCTGGGTGGTGACGTGGACGGCGAAGAGTTCGCCGCCGGCCGACCGGGCTGCGATGCGAGCGCCCCGACGGATGAGCGTCTCACCCTCCCGGCCGCCGGTCAGCGCGACGACGACCCTCTCCCGCGCCTCCCATTTGCTGTCGATCCCGTGCTCCGACCGGTACTGCTGGAGCGAGCTGTCGACCTCGTCGGCCAGCCAGAGCAGCGCCAGTTCTCGGAGCGCGGTGAGATTGCCGAGTCGGAAGTAGTTGGACAGGGCGGCGTCGATCCGTGCCGCAGGGTAGACCTCGCCGTCGGAGAGCCTGGTCCGGAGTGCGTCCGGTGCCAGGTCGACCACTTCGATCTGGTCGGCGGCGCGCACGACGGAGTCGGGAATCGTCTCCCGCTGCGGGACACCGGTGATCTGCTCGACGACGTCGTTGAGCGATTCGATGTGCTGGATGTTCACGGTCGACATGACGTCGATGCCGGCGTCGAGCATCGCCTCAACGTCCTGCCACCTTTTGTCATTCGTCGACCTGGGCGGGTTCGTGTGGGCCAGCTCGTCGACCAGCGCGAGGCCGGGCCGGCGGGCGAGCACAGCATCCAGGTCCAGCTCCGGCAATTCGACGCCACGGTGCGAGACGACGTGGCGCGGAACGACCTCCAGTCCTTCGAGAAGGGCAGTCGTCGCCGAGCGGCCGTGCGTCTCCACCAGGGCGACGACCACATCCTTGCCCAGGTCCTGGAGGCGGTGACCCTCTTCAAGCATTGCGAAGGTCTTGCCGACGCCCGGTGCGGCGCCCAGCATGACACGAAGCCGTCCGCGGGTCATTCACGCTCCGGCACTAGGGTGTGCCGGGCCCTGCCAGCGCAGCCGCCCCGAGGATGCCCGCATTGTTGCGGTGCACGGCAGGCACCATCGGCGTCTTGAGGTCGAGGAGCGGCATGAACTCCTGGTAGTTCTTCGAGACGCCGCCTCCGACGATGAAGAGGTCGGGAGTGAACAGGAATTCGACATGAGAGTAGTAGCGCTGCAGGCGGTTCGCCCATTTCTCCCAGCTGAGGTCTTCGCGCTCCTTCGCCGCGTAGGAGGCTCGGGATTCCGCATCCGCCCCATCGATCTCCAAGTGGCCGAGTTCGGCGTTCGGGATGAGGACAC
It encodes the following:
- a CDS encoding Nif3-like dinuclear metal center hexameric protein; amino-acid sequence: MPHSLADVRGAVEKLWPLSGAESWDAPGLTSGDPAETIETVLLAVDAVGDTVDEAVEANADLLLVHHPLLLRGVTSVAEDRYKGALLARLIRANCALLAAHTNADVVSDGVSAVIADRLGLVDAVPIVVGADGATGIGRVGMLPEPISLGHLARELAELLPPTAGGVRVAGDYNQPVQRIALCGGAGDSLLSADTVLGSDVYITADLRHHPASEAREQARIGGGPALVDVSHWASEWLWLDTAARQLTEALPGLVVTVSETRTDPWDFVVVQ
- a CDS encoding dihydrofolate reductase is translated as MSLALIWAEARGGVIGAAGTMPWHLPEDLAHFRTVTGDSAVVMGRRTWDSLPERFRPLPGRRNIVVTRQPGWVADGAMVAHSLEDAITASGADADATIWVIGGAQLYSSAISRADRLEVTEIDLAVDGDTFAPAVGDGWSEAQRDPATGWHSSRTGLRYRFVRYDRATTT
- a CDS encoding response regulator codes for the protein MRILIADDDPQILRALRIMLTARGYEVSVARTGAEALNQAVEHHPELVILDLGMPELNGIEVIEGLRGWTQVPILVVSGRTGSTDKVGALDAGADDYVTKPFAADELLARIRALTRRSPTVADEPVVRFGSITVDLAARQVERTTATGTESVRLTPTEWQILEVLLRNPRRLVTRQSLLTEVWGPQYTNDTGYLRLYLAQLRKKLEPEPSHPRYLLTEPGMGYRFTPDPD
- a CDS encoding aminotransferase class I/II-fold pyridoxal phosphate-dependent enzyme, producing the protein MTAASAPSGIPLTERGKDELRSLHDDFSAQYDALVARGLKLDLTRGKPSAEQLDLSGDLLSLPGAGLFRDQAGTDLRNYGGPLGIPELRSIFAGPLRVPAAQLLALGNSSLNLMHDVIVQALLHGVPDGVRPWSREETVTFLAPVPGYDRHFSICERYGIRLIAVPMTDEGPDPEIVRSLLATDPTIKGMWCVPVYSNPSGIVYSERIVRELVSAPAAPDFRLFWDNAYAVHHVTDARPEPIDVLALAAEAGHPNRPLIFASTSKVTYPGSGVAFFGGSQANIDWIVRNMSVQTIGPDKINQLRHVQLLADQAGVEAHMARHRAILEPKFDAVDAIFRERLAPFGAGTWTKPAGGYFVSLDVADGCARRAVALAGQAGIAVTPAGATFPYGDDPRDRNIRIAPTFPALDELRTALDGFSTAVLLAETEALLAR
- a CDS encoding zinc ribbon domain-containing protein, with the protein product MKASPADQNELLRLQTADTRLQQLQHAEANLPQTAELAALTPDVDAIRSRWITRTGELDDARTELKRAESDVEVVEARIDRDSGRLQHTSSVKDVQALETELSALRKRRSDLEEIELTVMERIEELEAVVNDIDEERSVLAARVDALESARADEKSKLDEQREGLAKDRAAIAGAIPAELVELYEKQRGRYGIGAALLVRGVSMGSNVKLTESDLAVIRRAAPDDVVLCPDSSAILIRNEESGL
- a CDS encoding DUF1345 domain-containing protein, whose translation is MATVEQPVRGRSRLRMSIAFVMGIVVAVLTATVTSWTYAVVAGWAAACIIYIVWVWAVVWGYDPVATKGHALREDPGRGLSDVLLLVASVASVVAIVVILVQAHQLHGFERGILAFLAVVSVALSWILVHTLYMLRYAQLYFEDDTRPIDFNEKATPQYSDFAYLSFTLGMTFQVSDTNVSSVRVRKTVLRHTLLSYVFGTVILATTINLVAGLTA
- a CDS encoding purine-cytosine permease family protein produces the protein MGSDEAGDDVPVVYEPGRRRATYTPPVRRKPVGNPTENGDDQEVADPLHDDDELASALEHQVSQLTVSTPVVQTPQSAGHQPDDVEPASGDGGPDSEPEAPATEEPEQAGDETQRPDDSAPSEAVILTDDQVVKLIDDDIASHGDTLSAIEKLEEVLAVRAATMAIPIQYQNASTATPEPVEEAEPEPEAEPVEEAEPEAASEDADAPTAPTAVPVSTSFDDILNPREPEQPAAEPEPTFSSWIAPVAIATGMMPVISAPPPSPPRDSEPTEAEPQGEPEPPTEPEQPTQPEPIGANEPLDRVPVSEAPESEPEPEPQQEDSASVVEDILILAPLSVDSVPLPIAEPTATQTQTVIPEGLDADVEDDADDVRIPASAAAVLAPMASPRVGSDEEVLFDGEPVAQPVFEAERESLEPTPLDRRVGRAARMFWLWFGATSSLVSVGVGALLFAFGLSLRQMIVAALIGVALSFLPLGLGTLAGKWSGQPTMVVSRATFGIKGNVVPAVLALVTRLFWGAVLLWLVATAVSSLFTSLGVLVDPLVPTAGALLVAIAIAAVIAYFGYALVARVQLIVTIASAVLIIGMIAVTWRSVHFGVALAQPDAVWLKVVTGAVLVFSYLGLAWANSSAELARYQRVGASGAASMLWATFGAALPPFLLISYGGLLAASQPGLAADLAHNPVRAFTQLGLPVWYPVPLLLAVVVSLVSAIVLNIYSGGFSLQALGVRLERRWSVLAVAAGIAVVGAVLLTVVPDFTGVLGLPTTLAVPVAAWAGLFASDMMIRSRRFHPESLLRSGGVYPDWQWLNLIMLVVATVIGLGLVRSSMPWLQWEGFVYRLIAVNPDGDLGMSNIGVLVALGLGLVTPLVAGIPAVRRQENAE
- a CDS encoding thymidylate synthase translates to MSATIPTPYEDLLRDTLANGSPKSDRTGTGTRSVFGRQLRFDLADGFPLITTKRVHFKSIAYELLWFLRGESNVGWLRENGVTIWDEWADESGELGPVYGVQWRSWPTPDGSHIDQISQVIETLRTDPDSRRMIVSAWNVAEIPQMALAPCHAFFQFYVADGRLSCQLYQRSADLFLGVPFNIASYALLTVMVAAQVGLEPGEFIWTGGDCHIYDNHVEQVTEQLSREPFPAPRLRIQTRRDSIFDYRFEDFVVEEYQHHPAIRAAVAV